GTGAGCCCTTTCACCGGAAGCCGGTAGAAAAGGGCGAAGTTGGCGTCATGTTCTTCTTTCAGGGTTGCGGTATTCCCGTTGGCATATACAATCTGAGCTTCAAGACTTCCGACAGTGCCGAGACTCAGGTCAGTTTCCAGAACTGCACCCAGCGGATGACATGATGGCGATACCACTGTCCTGAACATCGGTTTTTCCGCTGTCAGTGTTTTGCCGCAGTCTTCTCCGAGCTCGAAACCTCTTCGCACATGGAACATTCCCATTCCCAGAACTATTCTCTCATCACCAAGCGGGGATATACGAATTCCTGCCTCCATGAGAGCCATGGTCATTCCGCTTCCCAGGCAGCTGGCGAGACCGAATACCGCTTCGTATTCGATTAATTCACCTGCAGTGCCTGATAGTTCAATTGTTGCTTTCCGCACACTGAAACGATTTGAAGCTGCCAGGAACATCCCCGATTGATTGTAACTGGAATCCTGCGACATGCTCAGATAATCGATCAGGATACTGCCGCCTATCTCGGGTGCCTCAAGTTCCAGAGCCATCGAAGAAGCAGCGAAGCACAGTATTACTAAAATCAGAAACCTTTTCATCTTTTTCCTTTCATTCCGCGGGGGGGATTAGAGTATTCTTATAAGTTTAGGTATATCTTATTCTATTAGACTAATCTAACTTTGAAATTATCTTTGTCAACCAGGTTTTTTGAGATAGGGGTCAAATCTTTACTCTTGACTTAACAGCAAAAGAGGATTCCGCTTTTGCATTCGCGAATATCAGTCCCATGGCAGGATGACGTTCACGAAATATAGGTTGGATAACAATTCACAAATCCGGCTTCACTGGGGACGTACATCCTGATACCGAGTCTCCGGTACACATCTGCCTGCAAAAACGTTTGACTGTGGGGTTTTCGGGTGGTATGGTCAATTTCAGGTTAAGAAATCGGGGAATACTGGCTCGAATATGCTGTTTCGTATGATTCTTTAGAAACGGCGGATAATCCATTATCCCTATACTTCTATTGCGACTGCTAATTAGCTCTATTAGATAAATATAGAAATAAATGATATAAGGGCTTAAATATTCGCTAATAGTATCTATCATATGAATCCAGGCTATTTTAACAGCAAAACCAATAAGGAATCAGAAATGAAAAGGAAAGAGTGGAAAAAAGTAGTAAAGGCGTCTAAAAATAAGGAATACCAAAAAGCAATTGATTACTTAAACAATATACTTGCCTATAAAATTGACGATCAAGAAAGGGTAATTGTCCTGGTGAATATTGCTCAGTGCGAAAAGAAACTAAACAAAATTGAGGAAGCAGTTTCATTCTTTGACAGGGCAATTGATATTGAGAATAAAACAAATGCCTTTTTCGCTCTAATGCATAAAGCTGTTTTTTTGTATGAAATCGGGAAGCCTCAAGAAAGCCTTGATATTTACAATAAAGTAAAAGCTTATCCAAACTTAACTGCTGAAGATAGAGAAGCCATAAGCATTAACGTTGATCTTATTAGAGAAAGAAGATCTATCTGATCGGTCTCTTGTACGGACTGCCGGGTAGATGGCGAATAACTCAATAGATTGGACAACAAAATATATATAAGGAACTCATTTCATCCCTTTGTATGCAGTCGGCTTTGCAGATCTCACCCGAAGATGAACAAGTGATTCGGGAAGCCCGGTGGTTTCAGTCAGAGCAGCCGTATTGCCCGGCACGAAGAGTCTGATGATGCAGGGAAGGTTCGAAGGCAGACCGAAATGCAGTATTCCGCTGTTCTGGCTTGTTGTTCCGCTTCCCCCTTCGATCTGACGCATCATTGTTGTACCGTCCTGTTCAAGTATTACAGAGCAGCCTGTTCCGGATGGATTAACTCCTTCGGGAGGATCAACATTCACGAGTATCCAGTTTCCGCCTGTGGATATATTCTTCAGAAGCGTGAGCCCGTCACCGGAGCCCACTGCAAGATCAAGCTTTCCATCAAGATTGTAATCAGCCGCTGCAGCACCCCAGCCATTGAAAATCCTGGCCCCCGAAAGCCAGGTTACGTCCTTGAATTTTCCGTTTCCAAGGTTCATATACAGAAAACTCCTTCTGTCCGGATATACTGAAGTAATAAATAGATCCAGCCAGCCATCGTTGTTGAAATCCCCCCAGACAGGATTAGAATGAGTTTCCTCAAATTTTATTCCGGATATGATCCTTACGTCATTGAAACTGCCATCGGTGTTCCGCAGGAGCATGCTTCTGTCCGAGAAGGGGATGTACCTTGGATGGGCAAGGTTGGC
This is a stretch of genomic DNA from Candidatus Aegiribacteria sp.. It encodes these proteins:
- a CDS encoding tetratricopeptide repeat protein; translated protein: MKRKEWKKVVKASKNKEYQKAIDYLNNILAYKIDDQERVIVLVNIAQCEKKLNKIEEAVSFFDRAIDIENKTNAFFALMHKAVFLYEIGKPQESLDIYNKVKAYPNLTAEDREAISINVDLIRERRSI